The genomic stretch gtttgttttgttctgattgagattgtgacacggggggatgactgctgtaccccaattttgaCAATTgtacctgttatgtctgttttgttcacgcatagttacaaataaaatggaatttgatgcgactgtcatatgatacaagttagaggtttagctctATAACACCAGGTTCGATTCACCattttgtaaatttgaaaatgcgtgtaccaagtcaggaatatgatagtttttgtccattcgtttgatatgttttatcatttgattttgccatttgattagggactttccgttttgaattttcctcggagttcagtatttttcttattttactttttcttctaCATTTTATTTCGTCTCCGTCTAGAAATTTATAAACTATCTGCTAATCCGGCTTGGTTCTGTTTCAGAGACCGAATGAGATCGGTAACTAACATATATTACCAATGCCTGACATCAGCTGTGACTTACAAGGTGTGTAAATCATCATTACGATCAATCTGTGACAATGGAAAAGTCGGTCTGCATGACGATATTGAAGGCGAGACAATTATTCCAATGGTCGACGAAaacaataaggaaatagaaataaGAGCAGAGTTTATATCTGTTTAGTACAGGAAAATTGGTAGAGAATATACGTATGCTTGGATATCCGatcaatttaaataaaagatttaaatattattattctgtCTTCGTATAGTACATATATTGTATCGCAAAACTACTTCAGGATATATTTAGAAAATTACAGGAGTCTTGCTAAACGTAGGTGTATTTTTCCCTCTTGACTAAGTCTCAATTCTagatttttataaacaaaaaaataagttaCAAGCCTGAGCTGACTCGATATTcgtgcaatgataaaaaaaaaactattcactCGTGTCTTTTTACTTCTTAAACCATTAGACAAGACTGTTTACTCTTTGCATTCGTTTGCATTAatgcttttctttttaaaaaaaaagtgtttcttAAGCAATACGTAAATATTACGGATACgtgaaatgtgtaaaataaaattgagaatggaaatggggaatgtgtcaaagagacaacaacccgaccaaataaaaaaacaacagcagagagtcaccaacaggtcttcaatgtagcgagaaattcccgcacccggaggcgtccttcagctggcccctaaacaaatatatactagtccagtgataatgaacgccatactaatttccaaattgtacacaagaaactaaaattaaaataatacaagactaacaaaggccagaggctcctgactttggacaggcgcaaaagtgcggcgggtttaacatgtttgtgagatctcaaccctcccccctatacctctaaccaatgtagaaaagtaaacgcataacaatacgcacattaaagttcagttcaagagaagtccgagtctgatgtcagaagatgtcaccaaagaaaataaacaaaatgacaataatacataaataacaacagactactagcagttaactgacatgccatccagacttcaattaaactgactgaaagattatgatttcatcatatgaacatcaggcacaatccttcccgttaggggtttagtatcataccatcataacatatatgagaagaacataacccgtgtcatgccaacaactgtttttagaataaatgtgtttagtttcgatgcaaagaccttatcagtgagtCAATACATGTTGAGATCGAATATGTATTAATAATATCTAAAAACAGAAAAGGGATTGGACAAAAGAGATCAACGAAATCATTGGGAAAAACAGCATTGAAGGCCGTaccggtgacctatagttgttaatgtctgtgtcattttggtctcttgtggacagttgtctcattggcaatcataccacatcttctttttttatatgaaattcaaaacataatCTTATCAAAATGACCAAAAGGAAATAAATGAAACATGATCAAACATTATCATTTAATCGAACAAACttggtaccatttaaacgtttaatcccgctgcaaatatttgcacctgtcctaagtcaggaatctgatgaatCGTGGTTGTCCTCTGTTTATGTAGTTcctacgtgtttctcgtttctcctttTTATATAGttaagaccgttggtttccccgtttgaatggttttacactagtaatattttgaggccctttatagcttgttgctcGGCGTCAGCAAAGGCTCcatattgaaggccgtaccttgacctataatggtttactttttttttttataaattgttacttggatagagagttgtctcattggcactcataccatatcttcctatatctaaatatataggtCCTTGTACGGGTTTCGAAAATGAACAAACCCACACCTCATGGCTAGCTATAAAAGATCCcgaaattcaaaatataaaacaattcaaaccagaaaactaattGCATAATTTACGTTCAAATCAACAAACTGAAATTTAACATGATAaacagcaataaacgacaaccactacaTTACATGCGCCTGACATGGGACAGGTGCATATATAATGTAGTTGGATTATTCTTGTTTGCAGGAGCCCAACATAACCCTTACCTGGCACAATGGTTGTTCAACAgcacaacacaagaacaaactaCAATGAGTTGAAAAGTGCTCAACTTCATTTGATCGCTGCAAAGCAATCGAACAAGTAACAAACATTAATGCGACAAAGTAAGATCTGTTAGTACTCGTTGTTAAACTGGGAACTTATTCGAAGCCAATTATAGACACTAAAACAAAAAGCACAGATCAAAGACATAATATCAATTCAATGGCTATAGTTGGAATGCGTCAAAAACAGTCCAGAAAATCATGAAGCATTTCTACGCCTGTCCAAAGTAAGGAAACTCTAGCCTTTGGTGTTCTTGTcgttttttataatttggaatcATTAGTATGTATCGGGGTTTAGTGTGGCGCCcatatcactgaactggtataatTTATTGTTGTAATGCTAGCTAAAGACCGCTTCCTTGTGTTGTATTTTATCACTAAGttaaagatccattggtggccgtgggctgttttctgctctttggtcaggttgttatcTCTTTAGATATTTCCCGTTTCAATTTTCTATTCTATAGCCTTGTGCAAGGCCAAAATATAAGTACCGACATGTTTAAGTGTTAAATAATAATAACTGTAGCAATACATATTTATCACGTTTTAagatattgataacaaaatcgATGATGGAaccaataaaaacatttaattacagtgttaaattatttagaataagtttattcacaGAATTCAAGCGTACATGGATCgtttctatatttacagactctAAAAGCAACATTCgcataaaaaataagatgtgatattCCGTATATGTAATAAGGCACAGCTGACCATCCAAAccaaatacatgtatctataaaagAATTAAGtaaagttataaaataatttgtgaatacgaaataatttgtaatttaaattacgaaattgataattcatttaaatctGTAATGTCTTTACAAACATATAATATAATAACTAACAAGTAAGAATATATAATACACCGTAAGATGGCGTCACAGAAACTTCACCTTTTAAAAGAGGAAAATTACAATAGGGAACGAATGATGGTACTAGTAGTTGTTATTGTTGATTTTAGAATAGAGTTTTCGGTGAGAAATTGAAATATCTAAATCTTGTAAACGGCAGTTATTGCTGTTAATAATAAACTAAGTAAAGTAGGTGAACTTTGGTAAATATCAacagtatattatgaacattctttatttcatgtatttaacaTTGACCTTTAACAAAACACTGACAGGAGTTTCACTTGTTTActaaagttaataaaaattaagtaATAACTGTTTGGATCGAAgcaatataaatgtttaaattttaaatggtCCATACGAAAGTGTAATACTAGAATTAATTATTGGAGCTATATTGTAAGAgagattttaaaaatacatagCAATGAGCAGTATTGTGatttttagatacatgtatatgtattgaGCAAGAATGATATTGAACACATTGaggaaaatgtattaaaaaagtaaaataacaaaaataccgaactccgaggtaaattaaaaaatcaaaagctctaacacatcaaacgactgtcatattcctaacttggtactggcattttctaATGAAAATGATGGATTACACCTTTTCATATAGCTACCTGaccctctcacttgcatgacactCGCATAACATTTGTAATATTACACCTTATAAACAGAAGAAAATGACAAATTCAAGTATGATTGGGTTACGTTTTGTGGATACTAGTATCATCAAATAACAAACAACAACATCAACATATATTAGAATCAGAAGTAGAGATGAATCTACACCCATGTCTAAACAATATAAAGAGAAGGGACAATTTTAAGAGAAGCTGGTTCTGAACAGATGGTATATCAAGAGACATGTTGGTACGTCCACTGTAAGTTATGTGTTTAGTTAACGACTGAATTATCTTTTCTGGTTAtaaagaaataatataaaaaatgtggtgcatactgAGTAACCCGCGTAGTCTATGCAAAAGGTGGTCACACATTAACCCGTTAAGTTCATTATTCGGGGTGCACgacattttaatataaatgttgtCTTCATatccagaaaaaaatattacaacaatTCCTTATCAGTTAATTCTAAATTCTAAGGAGTAAATCATAAAAAAGACGTCATGTTTTTGGACATTTTCCCTATATAgggaaaaaattctgagacaagtgcctgtgtccattataaatgaattcatgTAGCTTAAAAGTGCCTTGACAATATAACTTTTAATCATGCGCTTTAATGTGACAGTGCATTACTTTTGCGCTAAAATTTCCCATTAAATCGCTTACATGTCCTCTGCCGAGAGAAACTGCTAATGTAAATTGAGGACTGTTGTGTGTAGAGAAGACAACAGTTTTGGAGGGggttttcatttgtatttttgaatatttacatttgggtttcattttcatattttgatacaaaattTGATACGGAATTATCTCTGTTCTGAGAAGCACGACTAGGGACTTGGAAAGGAAAATGTCAGGaggatttttaaaatgaataagaGCTCTAAAAACTAAAgataagtaaaacaaatatttcccattaaaagataataataaatattttgataaaactttaCTTATGAAAACTATTCATTATCTTTATTTCGAGACTTTTTaaatcttgtttaaaaatattttacttgATGATTTAAAACATGAATTATCTTTAgatttcaaatttcaaacttTGACGTCTTAAagtagtatttttatttttatagcaaACTATTTAGATAATGTTATGGCAGCATCACTTGTAACAGTCAAAACTTGTAAAAATACTTCAGTTTGTATTAAGGTTTCTGTTTCTTTAACTTAAAGTGATATTTTATGTGTTGCATTCATCTTTGACCTGCCGTTGGTACaataacaaatttatatttacaaTCGGGTGTACAAACAAGCAACAATACAGAGTTTCACATGTTCTGATTTATTATGACACCTAGAAAGAAAATCATGGAGGAAATGCCTCCAATCCGTTATGTTATTTTGCATAGCTCGTTTGGTATGACTGCATGCATGGCTTATAAATATAATCTCTTGAAACATCGTGATCCTAATCTCCTTTTCGCAAGGTCACTGACTGTGTGTACACGTGACCTCACTAATTATTATAGTGAATTCATCCATAACGTATAGTGTTTACACTGACcgttaaatatttcataaataggTTAACTATTTAATACATGTGTTTAGTGATGCTATAACATATGAAAAGAGAATAAAACATTTAAtggaaatatgaaatattttggaTTTATATGcattttgctgttgtttttaaACGACTGTTCTGCAAAGAACGACACAGCCAAACTAAGTTTAGCAGATATAGTTAAAAATGTGGCTCTCGCGTTCagtaaaataaacaataacaacGGGACTGTACCTTTTGCAGACGCTTTAACGGACAATTACAATGGTATGTTGAACAATGTCCGGTCTGCTTTAGAAGCAGTGAATAAAGTAGAGAATGTGTCGGAATTTATACAAACAAACGCACAATTGAATGATGTGTTATCGAAGTTTGATGTGAAAGACGTCTTATCATTAATTACAAACAATGCATATGTTATAAACAACAGCAATGTATTGAAGACGAACGATGCATCAAGCAACAATTCTTCAAGATGTTTAAATGATACCCAAAGTATTGTTCCTGGAGTGGAAAAGTCAAAAGATTGGGCCTTACGAAGTGAGTAATAGATTGTGTCAATAGTGTATCTACTTAgttatttttatattgtcatatttcattaaatatctaTATACAAATGGATGTACTCTTTTGGTTGATAAATAACTATAAGAGAAGTTGTGCGAGTTGTTTATGACTAGGGGACGAATGTATAcaaatatgtattatattttgGAACACAAACTGCTGGAAACAACTGtgtactaacatgactaaagtGATAATAAACTTTGCTGTGGAGAAGCCgtgtattgaaaaaaaacaagcatGTGTAACAACAGATAAAAATTAATAGGTAATCTTCAAAACGTCCTCCTCCCTTACACCAGAATATGATCGTTCCCTCAGTTGTCAAAACCAGTATGTGGCTGCAACCAAATTTTAGTTCTACTAATCAGTGTTTAATTCTCTTCTCGTCTAGACGCACATCAGAATAATTCCTGACGGGATTTTaggaataaatattaaaatggaaTGCTGCGTCTACCACAACAGACATGTACGATACTATTCAATTGAAATTCAGCAAAATAAACATGTTTGGTAATGataaacatttatcattttgCACATCGTCATTTACAAGAAAGGTGATGTAAAATTAGTTTATATATTCCTATATGGAATGAAATAACATTAATGTTATTTCATTCCGTATAGGAATATATAAACTAATTTTCCCAAATGTTTCAGAGGAATAGGTTGGCGTAGTTCATAAGGTGGGAAAAGGAAGGAAGGTAAACCCATGTTGACCTTTTAGTTTATCAACCTTATAAATGACACTAATCATATGATAATAAAGGGATGTTGGATGATTGCCGATGGGGTAAAATACAGAATGACAAGGATATAAACTAACATATGCACCGTGCGGCCTTACATGTAACATTTAAGCGAAATATAAAGTAGGATAACCCATTATTTTTCTCATATAATtgcaaaaatggtaaaattgatcaataaaattgagaatggcaatagggactgtgtcaaagagacaacaaccccacaaTAGAGCAGACCAagcctttcaaaaaaaaaatgacaattctATAGATAAAGAAGAGGCAGTTATACTACGTGCACTCCAAAGCGGAAAATCAAATATGTTCACCATTGAATGATAAAAAAGTAGAAATTTACACATTTGACTTAAAATTTCGATTTCACTCgtagtttttttgtcaaaatatatatcttaacaACTGTTCTAATAAACAGAATAAAAAAGTTGCAGGTTTATTTTcctttcttaaaataaatataatcgAGGATATATGTcacaataagacagcaacccacttcaacatcaaaaccaaaaaggtCTCCAAAACATCCAATATTGGCTTTATCATAATATTTTCAGTTCTTAATCGTCTTTAATGTTTCGGCACTAGTTTCGATgatgatattttttgtatttttagtgATAGATGCTAACGGAAAGCCTCCATCAGGactgttgaattttattttaacCTGGGAAGGAGATTATGAAGAATGTCTTCGTATTACAGCCGAAACATTCAAAGGAAAATACTGTCTGGGTTCATTTTGGATAACAGGAGTTCCAAACCCGGTAATGGATACTAGTCATACAACTAACCAAATTATGTATAACATGTCCGAGTACTATATCTACATGATATATTGGGACAccacatttttttcttctgttttgcttaaggaggttcgctactctgtttaaaaataacaagctttatAAAAGACTGTTTTAAATTGATaacataaataaagaaactaaaaaatcagaaaaaatggagggtccgtgtgcttcttttcgagatataagccattgaaaatttggcgggaaataattttttatagatttttcttacatttaacattggcaccttttttgttaaaaaaaaactatgaaaataacaaggattttatttaagaattgaatgcttctttttttaacgtcattggggtgtaaaagcgttgaccgaagtacattttgtatgaagcgcggtcaacgcttttacaaccctgtgaagttacaaaaagaagcattcaatacttataattacatttttttagcaatgatcatgaaaacacgaattttattattgttttatttaattcacctgtgcattttattgtgggaccacgtgttatcatgattgaaaagttttattgagcaatacaattgcttacggaataacacgtgatgtgcaatTAGCCAATCATAATAAAGTATcacaatgaaacatacatctaatgtaattataagaatttGAAATACGTCCTTTTAAACTATATgtgataaaaatatgaaaagaaaagtaggggttagtgggtaaatttgtttaatgttaatacatgaataaaaccagaggattccaaaacatctggcaaaaattcaaaaaaatagaGGAGAAAACATCCCTAATTTCATAGTTTGAATCCTTCAATGATATATttctacaataaaattgagaatggaaatggggaatgtgtcaaagagacaacaacccgaatatagaacagacaacaacagaaagtcaccaacaagtcttcaatgcagcgggaATTtcgcaccctgaggcgtccttcagctggaccctaaacaaatatatatactagttcagtgataatgaacgccatactaaactccaaattgtacagaataaaactaaaagtaaaaataatacaagactaacaaaagccagaggctcctgaattgggacaggggcaaaaatgcggcgggaataaacatgtttatgagatctcaaccctccccctatacctctagccaatgtagaaaagtaaacgcataacaatacgcacattaaaattcagtttaagaaaagtccgagtctgatgtcagaagatgtaaccaaagaaaataatcaaaatgacaataatacataaataacaacagactaccagcagttaactgacatgccagctccagacttcaattaaactgattgaaagattatgtctccatcatatgaatatcaggcacaatccttcccgttaggggtttagtatcacaccatcataacatatatgagaaaaacataccaacaactggtttttaaatagatgtgtttagtttcgatgcaaatacattttgtatctgGCCGCCACGAAACACCCCAAAAGTggcgcttaaaagtggcgttaaagcaccaacaatcaatcaatcaatatatttagGTGACAAAAGCGGATGGAGTTTCAATCAAAATTGGATTGTGTATACCTGATACTTGTACGAAAGAAGAAGAACTTGTAATGTTAAGTGCAGGTAATGTATATATTAAATTGTACATACAGAACACAATTTAAACATTAATGGACGTTAGACTCCTCGTAGAATAACCATTAACCATTTTTCAGTATATGTACAATTTATACGATCGAAATCAAAAGAGAAATGTTTATTGATGgaatcaaaaatattttgagatgtcatcaaaatatttcatatcatgatCAAATACTAGTAGTTTGTACCTTTATTGGGCTATTGGCTGTTTCAGAGAATTTGTAATGATCTGTAATTGTTTAAAGTTCTGACGTGAGTGCAAGTTCAAACGCCCCGTTGTTTATGAGTCTACCAActtgtgtatatcatgtatataggatCGAGACTTAATTCATTAATGTTGCAAAATCAGTATCGCGAGAACTGCATCTGTTCACAATAACCCTACAACTTTAAATGTGGCtgacattaaataaaggcaatagtataccgctgttcgaaattcataaattgattgagaaaaaaacaaaatctgggttacaaactaaaactgagggaaatatcaaatataagaggagaactacgacacaacagaaatacaacactaaaatgcaacacactaGGAAACGAACTGGTTTTGTGATCAGCCAATCCTCctgctttatggcaatgttaaatataaaattaaacttaaaagttttaaaacatttaaatgcttTTGATGTAAACTCTTTTTTCAGTCGCCCCTAAATTGACCAACAACCGAATTTATGCTTATGATTTAACGTGCCAGGAACCAGGTCGTAAACTTGATACCAGAGCTATAGCCCTGATGTAAGTATAAGTTTAAAATTCAGGCCCATAT from Mytilus edulis chromosome 7, xbMytEdul2.2, whole genome shotgun sequence encodes the following:
- the LOC139481255 gene encoding uncharacterized protein, with the translated sequence MKYFGFICILLLFLNDCSAKNDTAKLSLADIVKNVALAFSKINNNNGTVPFADALTDNYNGMLNNVRSALEAVNKVENVSEFIQTNAQLNDVLSKFDVKDVLSLITNNAYVINNSNVLKTNDASSNNSSRCLNDTQSIVPGVEKSKDWALRMIDANGKPPSGLLNFILTWEGDYEECLRITAETFKGKYCLGSFWITGVPNPVTKADGVSIKIGLCIPDTCTKEEELVMLSAVAPKLTNNRIYAYDLTCQEPGRKLDTRAIALM